A segment of the Deinococcus hopiensis KR-140 genome:
CCATCTCCGAACTTCACCCCTCAACCATAGCGATACCTTTGCGGGAAAAATGGTTCCCACTCCCACTTCTTCTGAGAGCAACCTGGCTGCACGTATAGCGATACCTTTGCGGAATTCACCACGAGGACTCCAGGAAAAGGCGGTGGCATCGGAAAATACCGGGAATAAACCCATAGCGATACCTTTGCGGGAAGAAGGCGGAAAGTAGCGATACCTTTGCGGAATTCAGGAGCTGGCAGAGCGCGATACCTTTGCGGGAATAAGAGCAACAGCGTCCTACACGGCGGTTTACCCTGCCTGATTCAAATTTGGCGCTGAGCAGCCCTTGACGACACCTTTGTGGGAAAACCCCCTGCTTTTAGCGATACCTTTGCGGGAAAAAGGCAGAACATAGCGATACCTTTGCGGGGAAAAAGACAAAAACGTCGTCCAGGACACCAGGTGAAGGCCCCCTTGTTGTTGTTTTTCTTTATGTTTAAAACAAGATAAAACAACAACAGGAGCGGGGGCGTGCCCAAGAAGCCGAAAAATCCGAATCTTCACGACGAACTGAACTTCGCCCGGTTCGGCGTGATCAGCATGCATTCGCGCGTGGACCAGCGCGTCCCCTCCTGGCGCACCGAGTTCACCGTGAATGACCGGACCTTCCGCATCGAGGCAATCACACCCCAGGGGCGTCCACACGGGATTGACACGGACACCCTCGTGGCACTGGAAACCCTCTTCGTGGCCAATGGCTGCCCGGGGGACAACTGGATTCACACGACGGCCTACGAAGTCCGGGAACTGATGGGCCTGGCGAACAATGGAGAGAACTACCACCGCCTTCGGCAAAGCATTCGCCGCCTGTACTTCACGAGCGTCATTGTCGGCCGCAAGTCCACCATCGCTGGAGCCCACAAGACCGCCTGGGACAATGTCGGCGTCCGGTTTTTCGAAGGGCTGCGGTACCGGGACAACGAGGATGACGGAGAGCTCAGTACCCTGGACAGCGAGGCAACGCTCTCCATTCGCCTCGGCGAGCAGCTGGCTGACAGTCTCCGTGCGGGGATCTCCCAGGTGCTGGACGGTCACCTGCTGCACCAACTGGAGCAGCCACCCGCGCGGGCCCTGTACCGAACGCTCCAGGCCCACCGCCGTCAGGATGACGGCACGCTCCTCAAGGAGCTGCATGTGCCGCTGCGGGAATGGCGTCACGCCACGGGCCTCACCACGGACCGCAGCGACTTGGTGCGCCGGGCACTGGAAGCGGCGCACGACGAACTGCTCGCCAACCAGTACCTGGAAGGGGCCGTCATCGAGGGGCGCGGGAAGAACGCCGTCGCGCGGTACACCTTCGCGGATGTGAACGCCCCAGACCCGGCCCTCGTCGTGCTGCTGCGTCAGGCGGGCGTAACGGTCGCGCGCGCGACGGTGCTCGCGGCGCGTCACGGCGACCGGGTGGAAGAAGCCCTGCGCTTTGTGGAATTCCGCAAAGGTGTCGCGGGCGGCGCGGTTCGTAATCCTGGGGGCCTTGTGGCGGATTTTCTGGAAAATCCCGCCAAGTACGAACTGCCTGCCGAATTCACCCAGGTAGAGGAGCGGCGTCAGGCAAGCCGGGCCCAGTCTGAGCAGTGGAAACTGAGGGCGGAACAGGAAGCGCAGGCGCAGGCGCAGGCCTACGCCGAACGCCTGGAGAGCGCCTCAACCTCACAACAGTGGGAGGCGCAGCGCGCAACACTCCAACTGATGTTGAAAAAGCACCTCAACGCGCAGCAATGGAGTCAGCTGGAGGACTTGGCACAGCGGGGCGAGATCAGCGCCCTGGAACTCAGCCGGACGCTGGTGGGGGCGGCCGCGGGCGCGTCCCTCCCCGAGGAGATTGACCGCCTCAAAAGGCGACTCAATCCTTTGCTGCCCCTCGAATAAGCGTGTTCCCGGGTACTTCCGGCATGGACGGACGCAGCAGGTAAGGGAGACCCGCCCTCTCCCCTGCTCCTGCCTCCCCGGGTCACTGAGTGCGGATGACCGGGGCCTCTCCTTCTCCCCGCTTCTGCCCTGGCGCCGTCCAGGGTACGGTGCTTTCCCCCACCTGTAGGACTTGACTTGGACGGCACCCGCTCCCCGGACAATGGACGGCAAAGCCGAAATGTGGAGGTGCCCTTTCCCCTGACATGTCAGCTTCTGCCCCCGCGGCGAACGGTCTTCTGCTGCTGGCCCATGGACGGAGGGCCACGGACCTGGCCCCTCCTTTCCTGGTTCACCCACCTTCTCGCGGGAGTCCAGACGCGCATACGCGTCAATTGGGCGGCTGTCCCTCCGCGCTGGAGCGCATGCGCTCCGAAGCCAACCCTCGACCCCGCGGCGAGGTCGCCCAACCCACGGCACTTCCGGGCCCGCGCAACACCTGGGGATCAAAGCTCAGGAACAGCGCCGCCCAGCGTTGGCCACCACGTCTACCAGGCCTCCGCTCGCAAGACCGGCCGCTACTCTGCAATGACTGTCGAGAGCCAGTCGTCCTCCGCGGCGCCCATGTAGAGCCGCATACAGCAGCCTACAGGAAGGTAAAGACCGCAAAAGACCCATATCTGCGCCGTAGCGGTTCTTCCTGAGCCCTCACGAGACGGGAGAGGAACTCATCCGAGGCGGCTTACCCTGGACGGGCAAGGAGAACGGCTTCGATGGGGTGATTCACAGTTACCGTTTAGGTTGGCGACGCGTCCACTCTGTTCGCTGCGCACGCCCAGTGCGTCTCTCACCCACCTCTTTCGCGGAACGGGTGAATATGCCTTCTCCCAAGGGGGGCGGCAGCGCGTCCTTGATTCGGATGTGCGGCGCTGAAGCGGCACGCATGACGCAGGAGCTAACAGCCCAGGGAAGAAGGCTGAACACGGATGTACGGTGGGTCAAGGTGTACCGCGTGCGCCGGTGGCAATCTGCCTTCCACAACAGCATCTACCACCTTCGGGCGCAGGGGTTCAAACAGGACACCTACCGGAAGTTCAGGCGGCAAGGGTGGGACAACGCCGAGACGCTCGTGTACACGAACAGCGCTGGCAGGTACGTGGGCATGATCTCCAGGGGGACTTCCGCGGACGGGGCCTCCTTCATTTTTGCCCTGTACGGCAATTGAAGGGCAGGCCTCCGCCTCTAAAGACGTCAAGAGCTGACGGGAATGCACGTTAAGGTTGATGCAGAGGTGAAAGAGATGACGAAACTGGCCGTTGCTTCCGCTCCCGTCATGACGACCGAAGGATTCCTGCAGCACTGGCTAGGCCACCGCGCCCTGACGCGCCGCGTCATTGCGGCTTTTCCAGAAGACCAGCTGTTCACCTTCACGGCCGCACCTCCCATGCGCACCTTCGGCGAGTTGGGCGGTGAGCTGCACTTCGTGAGTGAAATGACCCTCGTCGGCCTGCTGACTGGGGAATGGCCAGAACCCGACTGGTCGGCGGCACCCAAGGACAAAGCGTCCCTGCTGGAAGCGTGGGACGCGCTAAGCGCGCGTATAGAGCAAGACTTTGCCAAGGTGGACCCGGCTGTCTTTGGCACAGTGTCCTCATTGCCCTGGGGTCAGATGCCCGCCTGGGTGGCGGCCATTTATGCGGTGGACAATGAAATTCACCACCGTGGGCAGGGGTACGTGTATCTGCGGAGTCTAGGAATTGAGCCTCCTGCTTTTTACGAGCGCTGACCGTTCAGATCGGGCGCAGACCCCTCCCCAGCGGACGGCCCCCACTCAGCCCAGGGTTCGGCCTGCGCTGGGTGGTGACCTCTGCATAAGCCCTCATGGCGGCTGACACCTGCCCGCTGCGGACCTCGTCCTCCACGCGCTGCTTACAGCAGGTCCCGCACCCGGTGCATGTCGTTGACTTCGCGTGCATTTGACACTACCTTGGAGAAATCAAGGCGGCCTCCGGGCCGCCTTCTCCTTTGGCTTTTCAAGGTGAAGGAATGCCCGGCGAATCTTCTTGGACGGAGCGGTCCCACTGGAAGGCGGAACTTCCGCGTCATGCGCCTTATGGGCCGAGCTCCACGGCGACTGGCTCGGCGAACACGGCTTTGCTGGGGTGTGAAGCGGACGTGGTGAGTCGAGCATCCCAGGCCCTACACCCGCGTGAACAGAGGCGGGACACCCTCCCGTTCCCCCATTCAGGTTCATCAGGCCACTCACGCCTATCCCCTCCAGACGCACCGCTCGCCCATCAATCCGTTCAAATCTGAGCAGGTGCCGGACCACCCGTTCCAACTGCTCTGCCGACTGCGCCGGGGCCGGGAGATGGAGGTAGCGACTGGCGAAGTCGCTGAACTTGACCTTCACCACCCAGTCGGGCACTTCATGTTCATTGGTCTCCTGCCCGCGCGCTTAGCCAGAACAGGCAACTGGGGCGTTGGCGCGTAAGAAAGGACGCTTAATCCATGGGGAGGCGTAAGAATTTCGGAACACCACAACTGGTTTTCTAAGTGTGCAGAGGGAGACACAGTCCCCCGCTGGGGGTCCCCGTGAACACTGTGCTCAGCCAACTTCCCACCAACACCGCCATAGTCGGAACTGTGTGGGCCACCGCTACCCTGGTGTCGGCCCTCAGTCTGGGCATTGCCTGGCTCAGGCCGTCCTATCCAGGCTGGCGTGGTTGGGCCGTCGGGCATAGTGCGCTGGTCCTCGGCCTGCTGGTGGGAACGCTCCGCACACCCGAAACGTTGCTGGCGTCGATTCTGGTGGGAAACGGCCTGGTCATGATAGGAACTGGCCTGTTCGTCAACGCGTTCC
Coding sequences within it:
- a CDS encoding DinB family protein — protein: MTTEGFLQHWLGHRALTRRVIAAFPEDQLFTFTAAPPMRTFGELGGELHFVSEMTLVGLLTGEWPEPDWSAAPKDKASLLEAWDALSARIEQDFAKVDPAVFGTVSSLPWGQMPAWVAAIYAVDNEIHHRGQGYVYLRSLGIEPPAFYER
- a CDS encoding replication initiator protein A, which produces MPKKPKNPNLHDELNFARFGVISMHSRVDQRVPSWRTEFTVNDRTFRIEAITPQGRPHGIDTDTLVALETLFVANGCPGDNWIHTTAYEVRELMGLANNGENYHRLRQSIRRLYFTSVIVGRKSTIAGAHKTAWDNVGVRFFEGLRYRDNEDDGELSTLDSEATLSIRLGEQLADSLRAGISQVLDGHLLHQLEQPPARALYRTLQAHRRQDDGTLLKELHVPLREWRHATGLTTDRSDLVRRALEAAHDELLANQYLEGAVIEGRGKNAVARYTFADVNAPDPALVVLLRQAGVTVARATVLAARHGDRVEEALRFVEFRKGVAGGAVRNPGGLVADFLENPAKYELPAEFTQVEERRQASRAQSEQWKLRAEQEAQAQAQAYAERLESASTSQQWEAQRATLQLMLKKHLNAQQWSQLEDLAQRGEISALELSRTLVGAAAGASLPEEIDRLKRRLNPLLPLE